A window of Vigna unguiculata cultivar IT97K-499-35 chromosome 4, ASM411807v1, whole genome shotgun sequence contains these coding sequences:
- the LOC114180604 gene encoding vignain-like, which yields MAMKKLLWVILSLSLVLGVANNFDFHEKDLASEESLWDLYERWRSHHTVSRSLGEKHKWFNVFKANVMHFHNTNKMDKPYKLKLNKFADMTNHEFRSTYAGSKVNHHKMFQGTPHGNDTFMYENVRSVPTSVDWRKKGVVTNVKDQGKCAIVGYGITIDGTNYWIVRNSWGAEWGEHGYIKMQRNISKTKRLCGIAMMPSYLIKNSSDNPTGSFSSPKDEL from the exons ATGGCAATGAAGAAGCTCTTGTGGGTTATTCTGTCCCTTTCTTTGGTTCTTGGAGTGGCCAACAACTTTGATTTTCATGAGAAGGATTTGGCGTCTGAGGAAAGCTTGTGGGACTTGTATGAGAGATGGAGGAGTCACCACACGGTTTCGCGAAGCCTCGGTGAGAAGCACAAATGGTTTAACGTGTTCAAAGCCAATGTGATGCATTTCCATAACACTAACAAGATGGATAAGCCTTACAAGCTGAAACTGAACAAGTTCGCTGACATGACCAACCATGAATTCAGGAGTACTTATGCAGGCTCAAAGGTTAATCACCACAAAATGTTCCAAGGCACGCCACATGGTAACGACACCTTCATGTACGAGAATGTTCGTAGTGTTCCTACTTCGGTGGATTGGAGGAAGAAAGGTGTTGTCACTAATGTGAAAGATCAGGGCAAATGTG CGATTGTGGGGTATGGAATAACGATTGATGGGACTAATTACTGGATAGTGAGAAACTCTTGGGGAGCAGAATGGGGAGAACATGGTTACATCAAAATGCAAAGGAACATATCTAAAACGAAGAGGCTTTGTGGCATAGCTATGATGCCTTCATACCTAATCAAAAATTCCTCTGATAATCCAACAGGATCTTTCTCATCTCCCAAAGATGAACTTTGA